One segment of Agromyces albus DNA contains the following:
- a CDS encoding TMEM175 family protein has product MFSDGVFAIAITLLVLDLPVPASGSLLEALLNDWPSFVAYLAAFLTIAGIWVHHHTVYARVRRVEPVIVLYNLLLLLGVSLLPWPASLISVSIRDEDQTGGVVACAAFALVALIVMVAWSAMTRAFARRAHLLRRPGDVAWMRRSATEATLSGVPVLIALGLAFVNPVISLGLYVAIPVYFLYSTSRSHPREAKEHAPKSLTIPPPR; this is encoded by the coding sequence ATGTTCAGCGACGGCGTGTTCGCCATCGCGATCACACTCTTGGTGCTTGATCTGCCCGTGCCAGCATCCGGGTCGTTACTGGAGGCGCTCCTCAACGACTGGCCGTCCTTCGTCGCCTATCTTGCGGCGTTCCTGACGATCGCCGGGATATGGGTGCATCACCACACCGTCTACGCACGAGTCAGGCGAGTCGAGCCCGTCATCGTGTTGTACAACCTGCTGCTACTACTTGGAGTTTCACTCCTGCCGTGGCCGGCCTCGCTGATCTCGGTATCGATCCGGGATGAGGACCAGACGGGTGGGGTGGTCGCGTGTGCAGCCTTCGCGTTGGTCGCCCTCATCGTGATGGTCGCGTGGTCCGCGATGACTCGGGCATTTGCACGTCGCGCTCACCTGCTCAGGCGACCTGGCGACGTGGCATGGATGCGACGAAGCGCTACCGAGGCGACGCTTTCCGGAGTTCCCGTCCTGATCGCACTCGGCCTCGCCTTCGTCAATCCCGTCATCTCGCTCGGGCTATATGTCGCTATCCCGGTGTACTTCCTCTACTCGACTTCTCGTTCCCATCCGCGCGAGGCGAAAGAGCATGCCCCGAAATCCCTCACGATCCCACCCCCGCGATGA
- a CDS encoding ATP-binding protein, protein MGDVLGASSTPVERRLVGREQERAALETFLDHALARGGALTLNGEAGVGKTHLLREAEVLGTARGAKVLRASGVQYEAELSFGVLHQLIRSVLHRVDELPLPAASALRAALAMGSEPATRPLAVYTGVLTLFELVAEDAPVLIAIDDLQWVDASTAAVVRFLARRVDGRPIAITGTVRLGERSFFNADDVPGVVVLPLSSEDSQRLLLERFPSLSTTARRTLVEIAAGYPLALTEWGAAFEQRPEMSMDRHIETLPLPRRVESLFGSRVARLPVAARRALLLLALDGRSSLRDLIAVGLPVEDLAPAENVGAITIDASGGSIQFTHPLMRSALVSAASTTDRRRVHLSLAERLGNDPDRRAWHLAQAALGPDEAVAQLLEQVARRSFARGDAGGATATLIRAADLSPHEGERSRRLAEAAYFGADVIGERTDASELLDGASGLGAGPGSLYAAAARAQVSVNGAGDHRTSLESIEAAVNAGRHGWRADDRELVDTLRTWLFLCSYAGDESCWRAYFAALGRLTPDIPHVLRTQSSAIADPARCGPEVRADLIALASDRDICADPAILTTLATAALYLDALEPYRVHNERFVDEGRRGGAGLPHAKSLAHLSIDDVVHGRWDDALALAAEGKAICDERFSAAGSWFFAYIQAVIAASRGDTSAARESVAEIEQLCTPRGSFGAARFASQPSVLAAIADDDWEEAYRLACDVSAPGEFAHFVPVAMWVAFDLVEAALRTGRQDEARTHAAAMLAVGLPNVSGRMALLTAGADALVADEEHWADAFELAVSTPGAATWPFDLARVQLAYGERLRRSGHPVHAREMLDVALHGFEQLGARPWAMRASEELRATGDPRFRSGTYLQPSALDLTPQELATAELAAKGLTNKEIARRLFLSPRTVSGHLYNAFPKLGVTTRAALRDALNDRSPNANRPPHQ, encoded by the coding sequence ATGGGCGACGTGCTCGGAGCGTCCTCGACTCCGGTCGAGCGACGACTGGTCGGGCGAGAGCAGGAGCGCGCGGCGCTCGAGACCTTCCTCGACCACGCGCTGGCTCGGGGCGGTGCCCTGACGCTGAATGGTGAGGCCGGTGTCGGGAAGACGCACCTCTTGCGAGAAGCCGAGGTTCTGGGAACGGCCCGGGGCGCGAAGGTGCTGCGAGCGTCAGGGGTACAGTACGAGGCCGAGCTGAGTTTCGGCGTCCTGCATCAACTCATCCGATCCGTCCTGCACCGAGTCGATGAGCTGCCGCTTCCAGCAGCTTCGGCGCTGAGGGCGGCGTTGGCGATGGGAAGTGAGCCCGCGACACGGCCGCTCGCGGTCTACACGGGTGTGCTGACCCTCTTCGAACTCGTGGCCGAGGATGCGCCGGTCCTGATCGCGATCGACGATCTCCAGTGGGTCGACGCCTCGACCGCGGCCGTCGTCCGATTCCTGGCGCGTCGCGTCGACGGGCGCCCCATCGCCATCACCGGCACCGTCCGTCTCGGCGAGCGATCGTTCTTCAATGCGGATGATGTGCCCGGCGTCGTTGTGCTGCCACTCTCGTCGGAGGACTCGCAGCGGCTCCTCTTGGAGCGGTTTCCGAGTCTCTCGACAACGGCGCGACGAACACTCGTCGAGATTGCGGCAGGCTATCCGCTCGCGCTCACGGAGTGGGGGGCGGCATTCGAGCAACGGCCCGAAATGTCGATGGATCGGCACATCGAGACACTCCCGCTTCCACGGCGAGTCGAGTCGCTCTTCGGCTCCCGCGTCGCACGCCTTCCCGTGGCAGCCCGTCGGGCCCTCCTCCTCCTCGCGCTCGACGGACGCTCGTCGCTCCGCGACCTCATCGCCGTCGGATTGCCCGTCGAAGACCTCGCGCCCGCCGAGAACGTCGGCGCGATCACCATCGACGCAAGCGGCGGATCCATCCAATTCACCCACCCACTGATGCGCTCGGCGCTCGTGTCCGCCGCCTCGACCACCGACCGCCGACGCGTCCACCTCTCCCTCGCCGAGCGACTGGGCAACGATCCGGACCGTCGCGCATGGCATCTGGCACAGGCTGCTCTTGGCCCCGATGAGGCCGTGGCGCAGTTGCTCGAGCAGGTCGCGCGTCGGTCGTTCGCGCGTGGTGATGCGGGTGGCGCCACCGCGACCTTGATCCGCGCCGCTGACCTGAGCCCGCACGAGGGAGAGCGCTCACGGCGCCTCGCAGAGGCCGCGTACTTCGGCGCCGACGTCATCGGTGAGCGCACTGACGCCTCGGAACTGCTCGACGGCGCCAGCGGACTCGGCGCCGGGCCGGGTTCGCTCTACGCCGCGGCCGCCCGCGCGCAAGTGTCGGTGAACGGCGCCGGTGATCATCGCACGTCGCTCGAATCGATCGAAGCGGCCGTCAACGCCGGCCGACATGGCTGGCGGGCGGATGACCGCGAGCTCGTCGACACTCTTCGAACCTGGCTCTTCCTTTGCTCGTATGCCGGAGACGAATCATGCTGGCGCGCCTATTTCGCGGCGCTGGGCCGCCTCACTCCCGACATTCCACACGTGCTCCGTACTCAGAGCAGCGCGATCGCCGACCCCGCACGATGCGGCCCCGAGGTCCGGGCCGATCTCATCGCGCTTGCCAGCGATCGGGATATCTGCGCCGACCCTGCGATCCTCACCACACTTGCGACGGCAGCGTTGTACTTGGATGCGCTCGAACCCTATCGAGTGCACAACGAGCGATTCGTCGACGAAGGACGGCGTGGAGGCGCAGGGCTCCCACACGCGAAATCGCTCGCGCACCTGTCGATCGACGACGTGGTGCACGGACGCTGGGATGACGCGCTCGCCCTCGCCGCAGAGGGCAAGGCCATCTGCGACGAACGCTTCTCGGCGGCCGGCAGCTGGTTCTTCGCCTACATCCAGGCGGTCATCGCGGCAAGTCGCGGCGACACATCGGCGGCGCGAGAATCGGTCGCGGAGATCGAGCAGCTCTGCACGCCACGAGGCAGCTTCGGCGCAGCGCGGTTCGCATCTCAACCGTCGGTGCTGGCGGCGATCGCCGACGACGATTGGGAAGAGGCCTACCGGCTGGCATGCGACGTGAGCGCACCTGGAGAGTTCGCACACTTCGTCCCGGTCGCGATGTGGGTTGCGTTCGATCTCGTCGAAGCGGCACTGCGAACCGGAAGGCAGGACGAGGCCCGCACCCACGCCGCCGCGATGCTCGCCGTCGGGTTGCCGAACGTGTCCGGTCGCATGGCACTGCTCACTGCGGGCGCGGATGCGCTCGTCGCCGATGAAGAGCATTGGGCCGACGCGTTCGAACTCGCGGTTAGCACCCCGGGGGCGGCCACGTGGCCCTTCGACCTCGCCAGAGTGCAGCTCGCCTATGGGGAGCGGCTTCGTCGATCCGGTCACCCAGTCCACGCCCGAGAGATGCTCGACGTAGCACTCCACGGATTCGAGCAACTCGGTGCGCGACCCTGGGCGATGCGGGCGAGTGAGGAACTGAGGGCAACCGGTGATCCCCGCTTCCGTTCCGGGACGTACCTGCAGCCTTCCGCACTTGATCTAACGCCTCAGGAGCTCGCGACCGCCGAGTTGGCCGCGAAGGGCCTCACCAACAAAGAGATCGCTCGACGGCTCTTCCTCTCGCCGCGCACAGTCAGCGGGCATCTCTACAACGCGTTTCCCAAGCTCGGCGTCACGACCCGTGCCGCCCTGCGCGACGCGCTGAACGATCGTTCCCCCAACGCGAACCGTCCACCGCACCAGTGA
- a CDS encoding histidine phosphatase family protein, translating to MTTLYLVRHGETEWHAEHRYAGSSDVALTARGREQAAALRDWAATAQLAGIVASPLSRARLSAEPAAQATGLQLRIDARLVEIDFGAGEGMSPGELATTYPDEWSDFERRPAWHPLPGGEPGVDGIARAMPALMELSEEFPDGHVLVVMHATLMRLLLCELIGLDPDAYRDVFPVVDNCALMPVEFPWPGESAAPARARLLGLNVPPVPARP from the coding sequence ATGACGACGCTCTACCTTGTTCGCCACGGCGAGACCGAATGGCATGCCGAGCACCGGTATGCCGGCTCATCCGACGTGGCGCTCACGGCGCGCGGACGCGAGCAGGCCGCTGCACTGCGCGACTGGGCCGCGACGGCGCAGCTCGCGGGCATCGTGGCGTCACCCCTCAGCCGGGCGAGGCTGAGCGCGGAGCCCGCCGCGCAGGCGACCGGGCTCCAGCTCCGCATCGACGCGAGGCTCGTCGAGATCGACTTCGGCGCCGGCGAGGGCATGTCGCCCGGCGAGCTGGCAACGACCTACCCCGACGAGTGGTCGGACTTCGAGCGACGGCCGGCGTGGCATCCGCTGCCCGGCGGCGAGCCCGGCGTCGATGGCATCGCCCGTGCGATGCCCGCACTGATGGAGCTCTCGGAGGAGTTCCCCGACGGGCACGTGCTGGTGGTGATGCACGCGACGCTCATGCGGCTGCTGCTGTGCGAGCTCATCGGGCTCGACCCCGATGCGTATCGCGACGTGTTCCCGGTGGTCGACAACTGCGCGCTCATGCCGGTCGAGTTCCCCTGGCCGGGTGAATCGGCTGCGCCGGCACGTGCGCGACTGCTCGGGCTCAACGTGCCGCCGGTGCCCGCTCGGCCCTGA
- a CDS encoding lipoate--protein ligase family protein codes for MHGEYKVPGGKLVVVDFDVVDDVIRNPRVAGDFFLEPDEALGDFDRALDGLPAASDAKQIAQAITAALRPGTVLLGFSAEAVAVAVRRAMTDARSWADFEWEVVHDAAVPPRTHLALDEVLATRVGEGRRKPTLRFWEWDESAVVIGSFQSVKNEVDPEGAEKYGFEVVRRISGGGAMMMERGNVVTYSLYVPGELVQGMSFADSYAYLDDWVLQGLRGLGIEATYQPLNDIASPLGKIGGAAQKRLGSGGVLHHVTMAYDLDNAKMLEVLRIGREKISDKGIASAAKRVDPLRSQTGLSRAAIIESLKQTFTDLYGATAGSVTADELAEAEALAESKFATEEWLYRVP; via the coding sequence ATGCACGGTGAATACAAGGTGCCCGGCGGCAAGCTCGTGGTCGTCGACTTCGACGTCGTCGACGACGTCATCCGCAATCCCCGCGTCGCCGGCGACTTCTTCCTCGAGCCCGACGAGGCGCTCGGCGACTTCGACCGGGCGCTCGACGGGCTGCCCGCGGCATCCGACGCCAAGCAGATCGCGCAGGCCATCACCGCTGCGCTTCGGCCCGGCACCGTGCTGCTCGGGTTCTCGGCAGAGGCCGTCGCGGTGGCGGTGCGCCGGGCGATGACGGATGCCAGGAGCTGGGCCGATTTCGAATGGGAGGTCGTGCACGACGCCGCGGTACCTCCCCGCACCCACCTCGCGCTCGACGAGGTGCTCGCGACCCGCGTCGGCGAGGGCCGCCGCAAACCCACCCTGCGCTTCTGGGAGTGGGACGAGTCGGCCGTCGTCATCGGCAGCTTCCAATCGGTGAAGAACGAGGTCGATCCCGAGGGTGCCGAGAAGTACGGCTTCGAGGTCGTGCGACGCATCTCGGGCGGCGGGGCGATGATGATGGAGCGCGGCAACGTCGTGACCTACTCGCTCTACGTGCCGGGCGAGCTCGTGCAGGGCATGAGCTTCGCCGACTCCTACGCGTACCTCGACGACTGGGTGCTGCAGGGGCTCAGGGGCCTCGGCATCGAGGCGACCTACCAGCCGCTGAACGACATCGCGAGCCCGCTCGGCAAGATCGGCGGCGCCGCACAGAAGCGACTCGGCTCCGGCGGCGTGCTGCACCACGTCACGATGGCCTACGACCTCGACAACGCCAAGATGCTCGAGGTGCTGCGCATCGGGCGCGAGAAGATCAGCGACAAGGGCATCGCGTCGGCGGCCAAGCGCGTCGACCCGCTGCGCAGCCAGACTGGTCTCAGCCGCGCCGCCATCATCGAGAGCCTGAAGCAGACGTTCACCGACCTCTACGGGGCGACGGCCGGCAGCGTCACCGCTGACGAGTTGGCCGAGGCCGAGGCGCTCGCCGAGTCGAAGTTCGCGACCGAGGAGTGGCTCTACCGCGTGCCGTGA
- a CDS encoding flavodoxin family protein, with product MHAVVIFESIWGNTEQLAREVAAGIGGERTDVIDAASAPAALDDDVDLLVVGGPTHAFSMSTASTRESARQQGAVHIPAWGIREWIESLASPARAVPVATFDTRVVSPRLPGSAAKKAMKRLVAAGFRAAAKPETFDVHGYSGPVADGELERARTWGTEIAGRLPLG from the coding sequence ATGCACGCAGTCGTGATCTTCGAGTCCATCTGGGGAAACACCGAGCAGCTCGCCCGCGAGGTCGCCGCCGGCATCGGTGGCGAGCGCACCGACGTGATCGACGCGGCATCCGCGCCGGCAGCGCTCGACGACGACGTCGACCTGCTCGTGGTCGGCGGACCGACGCACGCCTTCTCGATGTCGACTGCATCGACGCGAGAGTCGGCGAGGCAGCAGGGCGCCGTGCACATCCCGGCGTGGGGCATCCGGGAGTGGATCGAGTCGCTCGCCTCGCCCGCCCGAGCCGTGCCGGTCGCGACGTTCGACACGCGAGTCGTCAGTCCCCGACTGCCGGGGTCGGCCGCGAAGAAGGCGATGAAGCGGCTCGTTGCGGCCGGGTTCCGTGCGGCGGCGAAGCCCGAGACGTTCGACGTGCACGGCTACTCGGGCCCTGTCGCCGACGGCGAGCTCGAACGCGCACGGACGTGGGGCACGGAGATCGCCGGGCGGCTGCCGCTCGGGTGA
- a CDS encoding DNA-methyltransferase — protein MSADEPSRIIHADNLEVLPTLPDGQFTLVYLDPPFNTGRAQERRSTRHVRLPDATDVAHTATSGAITGFQGKRYERIRGDLLRYDDRFEDYWGFLEPRLAEAWRVLADDGTLYLHLDYREAHYAKVLLDALFGRECFLNEIVWAYDYGARAKRRWPTKHDTILVYVKNPGGYWFDSSAVDREPYMAPGLVTPEKAELGKLPTDVWWHTIVSPTGREKKGYPTQKPEGILRRIVQASTREGDWVLDFFAGSGTTGAVAATLGRRFVLVDENPEAIAVMRARFSGIADVEFQVGAPAV, from the coding sequence GTGAGCGCCGACGAACCCAGCCGCATCATCCATGCGGACAATCTCGAAGTGCTCCCGACCCTGCCAGACGGGCAGTTCACCCTCGTCTACCTCGACCCGCCGTTCAACACCGGGCGTGCCCAGGAGCGGCGGTCGACGCGCCACGTGCGGCTCCCCGACGCGACGGATGTGGCGCACACCGCGACATCCGGAGCCATCACGGGCTTCCAGGGCAAGCGCTACGAGCGCATCCGCGGCGACCTGCTGCGCTACGACGACCGCTTCGAGGACTACTGGGGCTTCCTCGAGCCGCGCCTCGCCGAGGCGTGGCGCGTGCTCGCCGACGACGGCACCCTCTACCTGCACCTCGACTACCGCGAGGCGCACTACGCGAAGGTGCTGCTCGATGCGCTCTTCGGGCGCGAGTGCTTCCTCAACGAGATCGTCTGGGCCTACGACTACGGGGCCCGGGCAAAGCGTCGCTGGCCGACGAAGCACGACACGATCCTCGTGTACGTGAAGAACCCCGGCGGCTACTGGTTCGACTCGAGCGCCGTCGACCGCGAGCCCTACATGGCGCCCGGGCTCGTCACGCCCGAGAAGGCCGAGCTCGGCAAGCTGCCGACGGATGTCTGGTGGCACACCATCGTCTCGCCCACGGGCCGCGAGAAGAAGGGCTACCCGACGCAGAAGCCCGAGGGCATCTTGCGCCGCATCGTGCAGGCGTCGACGCGCGAGGGCGACTGGGTGCTCGACTTCTTCGCCGGCAGCGGCACGACGGGCGCCGTCGCGGCGACGCTCGGCCGGCGCTTCGTGCTCGTCGACGAGAACCCCGAGGCGATCGCCGTCATGCGCGCCCGCTTCTCGGGCATCGCCGACGTCGAGTTCCAGGTCGGCGCGCCGGCGGTGTGA